The Verrucomicrobiia bacterium DNA window GTGTTCCTGACGTCGGCGGGCCGCGTTGCACACCATGAACGACGCTTTCATTTCCTTCGACCGCCTGGCGATTGGTTACCACAACGTGCCGGTGTTGTCAGACATCACACTCCGCATCGCGCGCGGCAGTTTCACGGCCCTGTTGGGGGCCAACGGTTCGGGCAAATCCACCTTGCTGAAAACGCTGCTCGGATTGCAGCCCCCGGTGGCGGGGCAATTTCACGTGCAGGGCGCCAATGGAAAACCGGTGGTGTTCGGCTACGTGCCGCAAACGATCCAGTTTGATCCGTTGTATCTGCTCACCGGCTTCGAGGTGGCGCTCATGGGCGTGTATCAGCGCGTCCGGCCCGGGCGGTTTGTGCCGCGGGAAGAGCGGACGTTCGTGCATGAGTGCCTGGCTGCCACGGGCGCGGACGGCTTCGCGCGCCAGCGGTTCAGCGATCTTTCCGGCGGTCAGAAGCAGCGGGTGCTGATCGCCCGCGCCCTGGCCACGCGGCCGGACGCGCTGGTTCTGGACGAACCCACCGCCGGCGTGGACACGGCCGCCACGCACGCGCTGCTGGAGTTCATCTCCCAGATTCACCGGGAACAAAAACTGACCATTCTGCTCGTGACGCACGACCTGCCGCTGGTGCGCCGCCACGCGCAGCAGGTGATCTGGTTGCACGAGGGGAAAGTCCTGAATGGAACTGCGGCGGAGTTGCTTTCCCCCGAACACCTCGCGGAAATGCTGGAAATGGAGATCAGTTGATTATGGAAACGCTGCACCAAATTCTTTCGCCGGACTTCCTCCTGCGCAACTCGGTTTACACGAGCGTGCTGATCGGTTTTGCCTGTCCGCTGGTCGGGGTGTTTCTCGTCCTGCGCCGGCTGGTGTTCATGGGCGTGGCGCTGCCGCAGGTTTCCTCGACCGGCGTGGCGGTGGCGCTTTCGATCCCCATGTGGCTGGGGGTTCTGCCTGGCAGTCACAGCGCGCATGAAGAACACGTGCTCGCCTTTGCGGGCGCCACGATTTTTTCGCTCGTCGCGATTCTGTGGCTGGCCTTTTTGGAACGGCGCGGGCGCGGGCTGCCCGAGGGCCGGCTGGGAACGACGTATGTCGTCGCCGCGGCAATGAGCATTTTGCTGCTGTCCAAGAACCGTTACGCGGAGGTGGGCTGGCTCGATTTGATGAAGGGCGAAATCATCACGGTGGACAACTTCGATCTCGCCTTTACCGCCGGGTCGCTGGCCACGGTGCTGCTCGTGTTGGGGCTGTTTTACAAGGAACTGCTGCTTGTTTCGTTTGACCGCGTCATGGCCGCGACGCTGGGGCGGAACGTGGTGTTCTGGGATGCGCTCCTTTATCTGCTGATCGGATTGACCGTCTCGATGGCGGTCTTGAGCGTGGGGCCGCTGATTTCCTTTGGCTTTCTCCTGATTCCGGCGCTGACCGCGCATTTGTTCGCCCGCAACATGCGCCAATTCACCATCCTGGCCTCGCTGCTGGGCGGCGTGGTTTCGTTTGTTGGCTTCTGGCTGGCCTACCAATGGGACTGGCCGATTGGTCCGACGGACGTGGTCCTGCTCGG harbors:
- a CDS encoding metal ABC transporter permease, coding for METLHQILSPDFLLRNSVYTSVLIGFACPLVGVFLVLRRLVFMGVALPQVSSTGVAVALSIPMWLGVLPGSHSAHEEHVLAFAGATIFSLVAILWLAFLERRGRGLPEGRLGTTYVVAAAMSILLLSKNRYAEVGWLDLMKGEIITVDNFDLAFTAGSLATVLLVLGLFYKELLLVSFDRVMAATLGRNVVFWDALLYLLIGLTVSMAVLSVGPLISFGFLLIPALTAHLFARNMRQFTILASLLGGVVSFVGFWLAYQWDWPIGPTDVVLLGGVYAMAFLLRSIVRWSGSKRAAAA
- a CDS encoding ATP-binding cassette domain-containing protein — translated: MNDAFISFDRLAIGYHNVPVLSDITLRIARGSFTALLGANGSGKSTLLKTLLGLQPPVAGQFHVQGANGKPVVFGYVPQTIQFDPLYLLTGFEVALMGVYQRVRPGRFVPREERTFVHECLAATGADGFARQRFSDLSGGQKQRVLIARALATRPDALVLDEPTAGVDTAATHALLEFISQIHREQKLTILLVTHDLPLVRRHAQQVIWLHEGKVLNGTAAELLSPEHLAEMLEMEIS